A part of Anaerotignum faecicola genomic DNA contains:
- a CDS encoding PadR family transcriptional regulator, whose translation MALDKTLLAGSSATLVLKLLDGRDMYGYQIIEELACRSNNVFQMKAGTLYPLLHGLEKKGLLESYEEHADSARVRKYYRLTQKGKKFLQEKTDEWKEYSSAVSKILEGGLYCECF comes from the coding sequence ATGGCACTGGATAAAACCCTGCTGGCAGGCAGCTCTGCCACTCTTGTGCTTAAGCTTCTGGACGGACGTGATATGTACGGCTATCAGATTATTGAGGAGCTGGCATGCCGTTCCAACAACGTCTTTCAGATGAAGGCAGGCACGCTTTATCCCCTTTTGCACGGCTTGGAAAAGAAGGGACTTCTGGAATCCTATGAGGAACACGCGGATTCCGCACGCGTTCGCAAATATTACCGTCTGACACAAAAGGGAAAAAAATTTTTACAGGAAAAAACAGACGAATGGAAGGAATATTCCTCCGCCGTCAGCAAAATTCTGGAAGGAGGTCTTTACTGTGAATGTTTCTGA
- a CDS encoding ACT domain-containing protein, translating to MKKAVVTVLGQDKVGITAKICGVLAETNINILDISQTIVGGYFNMVMVVDITEAKDTFDETAEKLYAVGEELGMKIKIQHTEIFDAMHRI from the coding sequence ATGAAAAAAGCAGTGGTAACGGTACTTGGTCAGGATAAGGTGGGCATTACAGCAAAGATTTGTGGTGTTCTGGCAGAAACAAATATCAATATCCTTGATATTTCCCAGACCATTGTTGGGGGGTATTTTAATATGGTGATGGTGGTTGATATCACCGAGGCGAAGGATACATTTGATGAAACAGCCGAAAAGCTGTATGCAGTCGGGGAAGAGCTTGGGATGAAAATCAAAATTCAGCATACAGAGATTTTTGATGCGATGCACCGCATTTAA
- a CDS encoding NAD(P)H-dependent flavin oxidoreductase — MEVKALKFGGLTAKRPIVQGGMGVGVSLSSLAGNVAKCGGIGTISGVHPGYKEADFKENPFRANLRAIGNELEKAKEIANGGIIGFNFMTVMNHYEEYVKEAIGAGADFIVSGAGLPVNLAKYAAGTRAAILPIVSSARALKLIVKQWQRADRLPDAVVVEGPLAGGHLGYPYGHLVDGTFDTLEDSLVDVVDYVRELEEKNDVKIPVIAGGGVRSHADVERLMALGASGVQVGTKFVATEECDAAPAFKQAYLRSRKEDVQLIESPVGLAARAIRNSFLEKVEKQGRIPVQRCYQCMNHCKQAETKYCISQALIDAVQGREGLVFCGANAYEIEKLSTVEKVMQELCGE, encoded by the coding sequence ATGGAAGTAAAAGCATTGAAATTTGGCGGATTAACCGCAAAACGTCCGATTGTGCAGGGCGGAATGGGGGTGGGGGTATCCCTTTCCTCTCTGGCGGGAAATGTGGCGAAATGCGGCGGTATCGGCACGATTTCCGGCGTGCATCCCGGCTACAAAGAGGCGGATTTCAAGGAAAATCCCTTTCGCGCTAATCTGAGAGCCATCGGGAACGAACTGGAAAAAGCCAAGGAGATTGCCAATGGCGGTATCATTGGTTTTAATTTCATGACAGTGATGAATCATTATGAGGAATATGTGAAGGAAGCGATTGGCGCAGGGGCGGATTTTATCGTTTCGGGGGCAGGTCTGCCTGTGAATCTGGCGAAATATGCAGCAGGCACAAGGGCAGCAATCCTGCCGATTGTTTCCTCTGCGAGAGCCCTGAAGCTGATTGTAAAGCAGTGGCAGAGAGCAGACAGACTGCCTGATGCAGTGGTGGTGGAGGGACCGCTTGCAGGTGGACACCTTGGATACCCCTATGGACACCTTGTGGACGGCACTTTTGACACCTTAGAGGACAGTCTTGTGGACGTAGTGGATTATGTGCGGGAATTGGAGGAGAAAAACGACGTGAAAATCCCTGTGATTGCCGGCGGCGGTGTGCGCAGCCATGCGGACGTGGAACGGCTGATGGCACTTGGCGCGAGCGGTGTGCAGGTCGGCACTAAATTCGTTGCGACAGAGGAATGTGATGCCGCTCCGGCATTTAAGCAGGCGTATTTGCGGAGCCGAAAGGAGGATGTGCAGCTGATTGAAAGCCCTGTCGGCTTGGCAGCGCGCGCCATTCGGAATTCCTTTTTGGAGAAGGTAGAGAAGCAGGGGCGGATTCCTGTGCAGAGATGCTATCAGTGCATGAACCACTGCAAGCAGGCGGAAACGAAATACTGCATCTCGCAGGCATTGATTGATGCGGTGCAGGGGAGAGAGGGACTTGTTTTCTGCGGCGCAAATGCTTATGAAATCGAGAAACTTTCAACAGTGGAAAAAGTGATGCAGGAGCTCTGCGGAGAATAA
- the carB gene encoding carbamoyl-phosphate synthase large subunit, whose product MKQKKDIKKVLIIGSGPIIIGQACEFDYSGTQACKALRKLGYEIVLVNSNPATIMTDPEIADATYIEPLNINRLEQIIAKERPDALLPNLGGQSGLNLCSELSKAGILDKYNVEVIGVQVDAIERGEDRIEFKKTMDSLGIEMARSEVAYSVDEALAIADKLGYPVVLRPAYTMGGTGGGLVYNVDELKTVCTRGLQASLVGQVLVEESILGWEELELEVVRDAKGNMITVCFIENIDPLGVHTGDSFCSAPMLTISEEVQKRLQEKSYKIVDSVQVIGGTNVQWAHDPETDRDIIIEINPRTSRSSALASKATGFPIALVSAMLATGLTLKDIPCGKYGTLDKYVPDGDYVVIKFARWAFEKFKGVEDKLGTQMRAVGEVMSIGKNYKEAFQKAIRSLETGRYGLGHAKDFDKKSKEELLKMLVPPSSERHFIMYEALRKGATVEEIHELTKVKAWFINQMKELVEEEEVLLANKGKLPADDVLIAAKKDGFSDKYLSQLLEIDEAEIRNKRIALGLEEAWEPVHVSGTQDKAYYYSTYNAEDKNPVSTEKPKVMILGGGPNRIGQGIEFDYCCVHASLALKQLGFETIIVNCNPETVSTDYDTSDKLYFEPLTLEDVLSIYKKEKPVGVIAQFGGQTPLNLAADLEKNGVKILGTPPAVIDLAEDRDHFRAMMDKLGIPMPESGMAVTVADALHIAEKIGYPVMVRPSYVLGGRGMEVVYDPENLTKYMDAAVGVTPDRPILIDRFLNHAMECEADAISDGTHAFVPAVMEHIELAGVHSGDSACIIPSRHISEKNVKTIKEYTRKIAEEMGVKGLMNMQYAIENDKVYVLEANPRASRTVPLVSKVCNIRMVPLAIDIVTSELTGRPSPVPGLKEKNIPYYGVKESVFPFNMFQEVDPVLGPEMRSTGEVLGLSEFYGEAFFKAQEATQTKLPMSGTVLISVCDKDKAELPEVAKGFADAGFHILATKGTQKVLADAGIVSEFVYKLSEGRPNISDLITNGKIDLIINTPRGADGTLDDSYLRKAAIRKKIPYITTMAAAKATASGIESMNKPGCGVVRSLQELHSTITDKE is encoded by the coding sequence GTGAAACAAAAGAAGGATATCAAGAAAGTTCTGATTATCGGCTCCGGCCCCATCATCATCGGGCAGGCGTGTGAATTCGACTACTCCGGCACACAGGCGTGTAAGGCGCTGCGTAAGCTGGGCTACGAAATCGTTCTGGTCAATTCCAACCCCGCAACCATCATGACAGACCCCGAAATCGCCGATGCAACCTATATCGAACCCTTGAATATCAACCGTCTGGAACAGATTATTGCAAAAGAACGTCCCGATGCTCTGCTGCCCAATCTCGGCGGTCAGTCCGGTCTGAATCTTTGCTCTGAGCTTTCCAAGGCCGGTATTTTAGACAAATATAATGTAGAAGTCATCGGTGTACAGGTTGATGCCATCGAGCGTGGCGAAGACCGTATCGAATTCAAAAAAACCATGGACAGCCTTGGCATTGAGATGGCAAGAAGTGAGGTTGCCTATTCCGTAGACGAAGCCCTTGCCATTGCCGATAAGCTGGGCTATCCCGTTGTTCTGCGTCCCGCTTATACCATGGGCGGCACAGGCGGCGGTCTGGTTTATAACGTAGATGAACTGAAAACCGTATGCACACGCGGTCTGCAGGCTTCCCTCGTTGGTCAGGTTCTGGTAGAGGAATCTATTCTCGGCTGGGAAGAGCTGGAATTGGAGGTTGTGCGTGATGCCAAAGGCAATATGATTACCGTATGCTTTATTGAAAATATCGATCCCCTTGGTGTGCATACCGGTGATTCCTTCTGCTCCGCTCCCATGCTGACTATTTCCGAGGAGGTACAGAAGCGTTTGCAGGAAAAATCCTATAAGATTGTCGATTCCGTACAGGTAATCGGCGGCACAAACGTACAGTGGGCGCATGACCCCGAAACAGACAGAGATATCATCATCGAAATCAACCCCAGAACCTCCCGTTCCTCCGCACTGGCTTCCAAGGCAACCGGCTTCCCCATTGCTCTGGTTTCCGCCATGCTTGCAACAGGGCTGACTCTGAAGGATATCCCCTGCGGTAAATACGGCACACTGGATAAATATGTTCCCGATGGCGATTATGTTGTTATCAAATTCGCACGCTGGGCATTTGAAAAATTCAAAGGCGTAGAGGATAAGCTGGGTACCCAGATGCGCGCAGTCGGCGAGGTTATGAGTATCGGTAAGAATTATAAAGAAGCCTTCCAGAAAGCCATCCGTTCTCTGGAAACAGGTCGCTATGGTCTGGGGCATGCAAAGGATTTTGATAAAAAATCCAAGGAAGAACTTTTGAAAATGCTGGTTCCTCCCTCCAGTGAACGCCATTTCATCATGTATGAAGCACTGCGAAAGGGCGCAACCGTAGAAGAAATCCATGAGCTGACAAAGGTAAAGGCATGGTTCATCAATCAGATGAAGGAGCTGGTTGAGGAGGAGGAAGTCCTTCTGGCAAACAAAGGAAAGCTGCCTGCGGATGATGTACTGATTGCCGCAAAGAAGGATGGCTTCTCCGATAAATATCTGAGCCAACTTCTGGAAATCGATGAAGCAGAAATCAGAAACAAGCGCATCGCGTTGGGTCTGGAGGAGGCTTGGGAGCCCGTTCATGTCAGCGGCACACAGGATAAGGCGTATTACTACTCCACCTATAATGCAGAAGACAAAAACCCCGTCAGCACAGAAAAACCCAAGGTTATGATTCTGGGCGGCGGCCCCAACAGAATCGGGCAGGGTATTGAATTTGACTACTGCTGCGTACATGCTTCTCTGGCGTTGAAGCAGCTTGGTTTTGAAACAATTATCGTAAACTGCAACCCCGAAACCGTTTCCACAGACTATGACACCTCCGATAAGCTTTACTTTGAACCTCTGACACTGGAAGATGTGCTGAGCATTTATAAAAAAGAAAAGCCCGTTGGCGTTATCGCGCAGTTCGGCGGTCAGACTCCTCTGAATCTGGCGGCTGATTTGGAAAAGAACGGCGTAAAAATTCTGGGGACTCCTCCTGCTGTGATCGACCTGGCAGAAGACAGAGACCACTTCCGCGCAATGATGGATAAGCTGGGTATTCCCATGCCTGAATCCGGCATGGCAGTTACGGTTGCGGATGCCCTTCATATCGCAGAAAAAATCGGCTATCCCGTTATGGTTCGCCCCTCCTATGTTCTGGGCGGCCGCGGTATGGAAGTCGTGTATGACCCCGAAAATCTGACTAAATACATGGATGCCGCTGTTGGCGTAACCCCCGACAGACCCATTCTGATTGACCGTTTCCTGAATCACGCAATGGAATGTGAAGCAGATGCTATCAGTGACGGCACACATGCCTTCGTTCCTGCCGTTATGGAGCATATCGAGCTTGCAGGCGTACACTCCGGTGACTCCGCATGTATCATTCCTTCCAGACATATTTCTGAAAAGAATGTCAAAACCATCAAGGAATACACCCGAAAAATCGCAGAGGAAATGGGCGTTAAGGGTCTGATGAATATGCAGTATGCCATCGAAAACGATAAGGTATATGTGCTGGAGGCGAACCCCAGAGCATCCCGTACCGTTCCTCTGGTTTCCAAGGTCTGCAACATCCGCATGGTTCCTCTGGCAATCGATATCGTCACAAGCGAGCTGACAGGCAGACCCTCTCCCGTACCCGGTCTGAAGGAAAAGAATATTCCTTACTACGGCGTGAAGGAATCCGTATTCCCCTTCAATATGTTCCAGGAGGTTGACCCTGTTCTGGGACCCGAAATGCGCTCCACAGGCGAGGTGCTTGGGCTTTCCGAATTCTACGGCGAAGCCTTCTTCAAGGCACAGGAGGCAACACAGACAAAGCTGCCCATGAGCGGCACCGTGCTGATTTCCGTCTGCGATAAGGATAAGGCAGAGCTGCCGGAGGTGGCAAAGGGCTTTGCAGATGCAGGCTTCCATATCCTCGCAACAAAAGGCACCCAGAAGGTTCTGGCAGATGCAGGCATTGTTTCCGAGTTCGTCTATAAGCTGAGCGAAGGCAGACCCAACATCTCCGACCTGATTACAAACGGCAAAATCGACCTGATTATCAATACCCCCAGAGGTGCAGACGGCACACTGGATGACAGCTACCTGCGTAAAGCAGCCATCCGTAAGAAAATCCCTTACATCACAACCATGGCTGCCGCAAAGGCAACTGCCTCCGGTATCGAATCCATGAATAAGCCCGGCTGCGGCGTTGTCAGATCCCTGCAGGAGCTGCACAGCACCATCACCGATAAAGAATAA
- a CDS encoding 1-deoxy-D-xylulose-5-phosphate synthase gives MYIENMQGPEDVKKLTLEQLPVLAEEMRHALLIRASKHGGHFGPNFGMVEATIALHYVFDSPKDKIVYDVSHQSYPHKMLTGRKDAYLYEEKYDDVSGYSNPHESEHDFFTVGHTSTSVSLAAGLAKARDLKGEDGNVIAVIGDGSLSGGEALEGLDYAAELDSNFIIVVNDNDMSIAENHGGLYQNLKLLRETSGQAECNLFKAFGLDYIYVDKGNDTAALIDAFKQVKDSKKPVVVHINTLKGKGYAPAEQNKERWHFSGPFDIETGKPLYAGGEEGYEEITCKYLLDKMKKDPSVVAITSGTPGVMGFTKSKREEAGKQFVDVGIAEETAVALASGIAANGGKPFYGVYSTFVQRAFDQISQDLCINNNPATIVTFLGSVYGMNDVTHLGLQDIPMLGNIPNLVYLAPVTKEDYLAMLDWSMEQREHPVAIKLPGGKLISDGKTVTKDFGKLNKYEVTQEGSKVAVIGLGAFYGLGQAAADLLQEKTGTQATVINPYYITGVDTGLLEGLKKHHSVVVTLEDGILDGGFGEKIARFYGESDVKVLNFGLRKEFLDRYNPEDVMKENHLTAEQIAEDILAVLK, from the coding sequence ATGTATATTGAAAATATGCAAGGACCGGAGGATGTGAAAAAACTGACTTTGGAGCAATTACCTGTATTGGCGGAAGAAATGCGCCATGCACTTTTGATTCGAGCAAGCAAGCATGGTGGTCATTTTGGCCCTAACTTTGGTATGGTAGAGGCAACGATTGCACTGCATTATGTATTTGATTCCCCGAAGGATAAAATTGTTTATGACGTATCTCATCAGAGCTATCCGCACAAGATGCTGACAGGCAGAAAGGATGCGTATCTGTATGAAGAAAAATATGATGACGTATCCGGCTACAGCAATCCGCACGAAAGCGAGCATGATTTCTTTACGGTAGGGCATACGTCCACATCTGTTAGTCTGGCGGCAGGGCTTGCAAAGGCAAGAGACCTGAAGGGCGAGGACGGCAATGTAATCGCAGTGATCGGTGACGGCTCTCTGAGCGGCGGCGAAGCACTGGAGGGTCTGGATTATGCGGCAGAGCTGGACAGCAATTTTATTATTGTGGTAAATGATAATGATATGTCCATCGCGGAAAATCATGGTGGTCTGTATCAGAATCTAAAACTGCTGCGAGAAACAAGCGGACAGGCAGAGTGCAATTTGTTCAAGGCATTTGGTCTGGATTATATTTATGTAGATAAGGGAAATGACACAGCGGCGCTGATTGATGCGTTCAAGCAGGTGAAGGACAGCAAAAAGCCTGTTGTGGTGCATATCAATACACTGAAAGGGAAGGGCTACGCGCCTGCGGAGCAAAACAAGGAGCGTTGGCATTTCAGCGGCCCCTTTGACATTGAAACAGGGAAGCCCTTATATGCCGGCGGCGAGGAAGGTTATGAAGAAATTACTTGCAAGTATTTGCTGGATAAGATGAAAAAAGACCCTTCCGTGGTTGCGATTACCTCCGGTACACCTGGGGTTATGGGCTTTACCAAGAGCAAACGCGAAGAAGCAGGGAAGCAGTTTGTGGATGTTGGGATTGCGGAGGAAACGGCGGTTGCATTGGCATCCGGCATTGCGGCAAACGGCGGCAAGCCTTTTTATGGGGTGTACAGCACATTTGTGCAGAGAGCCTTTGACCAGATTTCGCAGGATCTGTGCATCAACAATAATCCCGCGACGATTGTTACCTTCTTGGGTTCTGTTTATGGCATGAATGACGTGACACATCTGGGGTTGCAGGATATTCCCATGCTGGGGAACATCCCGAATCTGGTTTACCTTGCGCCTGTAACAAAGGAGGATTATCTGGCTATGCTGGATTGGAGCATGGAGCAGAGAGAGCATCCTGTTGCAATCAAGCTGCCGGGCGGCAAGCTGATTTCTGATGGCAAGACTGTGACAAAGGACTTTGGTAAGCTGAACAAATATGAAGTAACACAGGAAGGCAGCAAGGTGGCTGTGATTGGTCTGGGTGCGTTTTATGGACTGGGACAGGCTGCGGCGGATTTGTTGCAGGAAAAAACGGGCACACAGGCAACGGTGATCAATCCTTATTATATTACAGGGGTAGATACAGGGCTGCTGGAAGGACTGAAAAAGCATCATTCTGTTGTGGTCACACTGGAGGATGGAATTCTGGACGGCGGTTTCGGTGAAAAAATCGCAAGATTCTATGGAGAATCTGATGTAAAAGTGCTGAATTTCGGCTTGAGGAAGGAATTTCTTGACAGATACAATCCCGAAGACGTTATGAAGGAAAACCATCTGACTGCAGAGCAGATTGCGGAGGATATACTGGCGGTGCTGAAATAA
- a CDS encoding glutamine--tRNA ligase/YqeY domain fusion protein gives MAEEKNTENNSGLGATGNFIHSYIQEDLKGELNKIHTRFPPEPNGYLHIGHAKSICLNFGLANLYGGKCNLRFDDTNPTKEDVEYVESIQEDVKWLGFDWEDRLFYASSYFDKYYEVALKLIKEGKAFVDELSAEEMREYRGTLSTPGKESPYRNRSVEENLDLFERMKAGEFPDGSKTLRAKIDMASPNINMRDPVLYRISHSTHHTTGDKWCIYPMYDFAHPLEDAIEGITHSICTMEFEDHRPLYDWVVREAGYTENPPRQIEFARLGMTNTVMSKRKLRALVENGLVDGWDDPRMPTISGLRRRGYTPASIRDFCERIGVSKANSMVDSGLLDYCIRDDLKAKAKVVMAVLDPLKLVITNYPEDQVEMMELENNPETPELGKRLAPFTRELYIEREDFMEEPVKKFFRLAPGKEVRLKGAYFVTCTDFVKDENGVVTEVHCTYDPETRSGSGFEGRKVKGTLHWVSAKDNVQATARLYDYMMLDNPEDPNGEMIMNPNSLEVKECFIEPSVKDAKKGDRFQFMRNGYYIVDTKDTTDEHLVFNRIVPLKSSFKLK, from the coding sequence ATGGCTGAAGAAAAAAACACAGAAAACAACAGCGGTCTGGGTGCAACGGGCAATTTTATCCACAGTTATATCCAGGAGGACTTAAAGGGAGAACTGAATAAAATCCACACCAGATTTCCGCCCGAACCAAATGGCTACCTGCATATCGGTCATGCAAAATCCATCTGCCTGAACTTTGGCTTGGCAAATCTGTACGGCGGCAAATGCAACCTGCGTTTTGATGATACCAACCCCACAAAAGAGGATGTGGAGTATGTAGAATCCATTCAGGAGGACGTAAAATGGCTTGGCTTCGATTGGGAGGACAGACTTTTTTATGCGTCCAGCTATTTTGATAAATATTATGAGGTTGCGCTGAAGCTGATTAAGGAAGGCAAGGCTTTCGTGGATGAGCTTAGCGCAGAGGAAATGAGAGAATACCGCGGCACCCTTTCCACACCCGGGAAGGAAAGCCCTTATCGCAACAGAAGCGTGGAGGAAAATCTGGATTTGTTTGAAAGAATGAAGGCAGGCGAATTCCCCGACGGCTCTAAAACACTGCGTGCGAAGATTGATATGGCTTCTCCCAATATCAACATGAGAGACCCTGTGCTTTACCGTATCTCCCATTCTACCCACCATACCACAGGAGATAAATGGTGCATCTACCCGATGTATGACTTTGCACATCCCCTGGAGGATGCGATTGAGGGCATCACCCATTCTATCTGTACGATGGAATTTGAGGACCACAGACCTCTGTATGATTGGGTAGTCAGAGAGGCAGGCTATACCGAAAATCCGCCCAGACAGATTGAATTTGCCCGTCTGGGGATGACAAATACTGTGATGAGCAAAAGAAAGCTGCGTGCTTTGGTAGAAAACGGTCTGGTTGACGGCTGGGATGACCCCCGTATGCCGACCATCAGCGGTCTGCGCCGCCGTGGCTATACCCCTGCATCCATTCGTGATTTCTGTGAACGCATTGGTGTTTCTAAGGCAAACAGCATGGTAGACAGCGGCTTGCTGGATTACTGTATTCGTGATGATTTGAAGGCAAAGGCGAAGGTGGTTATGGCTGTGCTTGATCCCCTGAAGCTGGTTATCACCAATTATCCTGAGGATCAGGTGGAAATGATGGAGCTGGAAAATAACCCCGAAACACCGGAATTGGGCAAACGTCTGGCACCCTTCACCAGAGAGCTTTATATCGAAAGAGAGGACTTCATGGAGGAACCTGTGAAGAAATTTTTCCGCTTGGCTCCCGGCAAGGAGGTTCGCCTGAAGGGTGCATATTTTGTGACCTGCACAGATTTTGTGAAGGATGAAAATGGCGTTGTCACAGAGGTTCACTGCACATACGACCCCGAAACCAGAAGCGGCAGCGGCTTTGAGGGCAGAAAGGTAAAGGGCACCCTGCATTGGGTAAGCGCAAAGGATAACGTACAGGCAACGGCAAGACTGTATGACTATATGATGCTGGATAACCCCGAAGACCCTAACGGCGAAATGATTATGAACCCCAATTCTCTGGAGGTAAAGGAATGCTTCATCGAGCCTTCCGTTAAGGATGCAAAGAAGGGCGATAGATTCCAGTTTATGAGAAACGGCTATTATATTGTGGATACAAAGGATACAACAGACGAACATCTGGTATTTAACCGCATTGTTCCGCTGAAAAGCTCCTTTAAGCTGAAATAA
- a CDS encoding PFL family protein, translating into MITRNEILETNSMISDMNLDVRTITMGISLLDCADADINKFNEKVYKKITTYAKDLVKVGDELAKEYGVPVVNKRISVTPIAIAAAGCKNADSYVSIAQTLDKAAQEVGVNFIGGFSALVQKGYTESDKILIDSIPEALAVTERVCASVNIGTSRNGLNMDAVKKMGEIIVETAERTKDNECIGCAKLVVFCNAVEDNPFMAGAFHGVGEADRCINVGVSGPGVVKRALEEVRGADFETVCETVKRTAFKITRVGQLIAKEAAKRLDTPFGIIDLSLAPTPAVGDSIAEIFQEMGLEEAGAPGTTAALALLNDNVKKGGVMASSYVGGLSGAFIPVSEDHGMIDACEKGALTLEKLEAMTCVCSVGLDMIALPGDTSAATLSGIIADEAAIGMVNNKTTAVRLIPVIGRKEGESVEFGGLLGYAPIIPVNRFSCEKFVARGGRIPAPIHSFKN; encoded by the coding sequence ATGATTACAAGGAATGAAATTCTGGAGACCAACAGCATGATTTCTGACATGAATCTGGATGTCAGAACCATTACGATGGGCATTAGTCTGTTGGATTGCGCAGATGCAGATATCAATAAATTTAATGAAAAGGTATACAAAAAAATCACAACCTACGCAAAGGATCTGGTGAAGGTTGGGGATGAGCTGGCGAAGGAATACGGTGTGCCCGTGGTGAACAAGAGAATTTCCGTAACACCCATCGCGATTGCGGCGGCAGGCTGCAAAAATGCGGATTCCTATGTGAGCATTGCTCAGACACTGGACAAGGCTGCACAGGAGGTTGGCGTAAACTTCATCGGCGGTTTTTCCGCGCTGGTGCAGAAGGGCTATACCGAAAGTGATAAAATCTTGATTGATTCCATTCCGGAGGCACTGGCAGTGACAGAAAGAGTCTGTGCTTCTGTGAACATCGGGACTTCCAGAAATGGGCTGAACATGGACGCAGTGAAGAAGATGGGCGAGATTATTGTGGAAACAGCGGAACGCACGAAGGACAACGAATGTATCGGCTGTGCGAAGCTAGTTGTATTTTGCAATGCAGTAGAGGACAACCCCTTTATGGCAGGCGCATTCCATGGCGTTGGGGAGGCAGACCGCTGTATCAATGTCGGTGTCAGCGGCCCCGGCGTGGTAAAACGTGCGCTGGAGGAGGTCAGAGGGGCTGACTTTGAAACCGTATGCGAAACCGTAAAGCGGACAGCCTTCAAGATTACCCGTGTGGGTCAGCTGATTGCGAAGGAAGCGGCAAAGAGATTGGATACACCCTTTGGTATCATTGACCTTTCTCTGGCACCGACCCCTGCGGTTGGGGACAGCATTGCGGAAATCTTCCAGGAAATGGGTCTGGAGGAAGCAGGCGCACCCGGCACAACGGCAGCACTGGCACTTCTGAATGACAACGTGAAAAAGGGCGGCGTCATGGCATCCTCTTATGTTGGCGGTCTGAGCGGTGCATTTATTCCCGTCAGCGAGGATCATGGGATGATTGATGCCTGCGAAAAGGGTGCATTGACATTGGAAAAGCTCGAAGCGATGACCTGCGTATGTTCCGTTGGTCTGGATATGATTGCTCTGCCCGGAGATACCTCTGCGGCAACACTTTCCGGTATTATTGCGGATGAAGCAGCGATTGGTATGGTGAACAACAAGACAACGGCGGTGCGTCTGATTCCCGTGATCGGCAGAAAGGAAGGCGAAAGCGTGGAATTCGGCGGTTTGCTGGGCTATGCACCTATCATTCCTGTAAATCGTTTCAGCTGTGAAAAATTTGTGGCAAGAGGCGGCAGAATCCCTGCACCCATCCACAGCTTTAAGAACTAA
- a CDS encoding 5-methyltetrahydropteroyltriglutamate--homocysteine S-methyltransferase, with the protein MSNLQTPFRYDFVGSFLRPQALKDAKAAYQAGEISKEAFDRVAEEEVAKVVAKQKELGYHVITDGEFRRAFWHLDFMWGFEGVAHEDTGNGVQFDAELALLEDTYLVGKIKAKAHPFVEYFKFLKQFEDENTVAKYTIPAPAQTFQQMIVPANYERTRKIYATNEELIQDIGKAYQDVIQQFYDAGCRNLQFDDCTWGAIVGDAAEQRYQALGIDLNDVKAQLLAVNNLALEGKPADMIINSHICRGNYHSTYFTSGPYDSVADYVFAKENVNALFLEYDDERSGGFAPLAKVSADKKVVLGLITTKTPELEEKERIIARIHEAAKYIPLDRLCLSPQCGFASCEIGNKLTEEEQWAKLKLVKEIAEEVWGK; encoded by the coding sequence ATGAGCAATTTACAGACACCCTTCAGATATGATTTTGTAGGCAGCTTTTTAAGACCGCAGGCGTTGAAGGACGCAAAGGCGGCATATCAGGCAGGAGAAATCAGCAAGGAGGCATTTGATCGGGTTGCGGAGGAAGAGGTTGCAAAGGTTGTGGCAAAGCAGAAGGAGCTGGGCTACCATGTGATTACAGACGGGGAGTTCAGAAGAGCTTTCTGGCATCTGGATTTCATGTGGGGCTTTGAAGGCGTTGCACATGAGGACACAGGCAACGGCGTGCAGTTTGACGCTGAGCTGGCATTGCTGGAGGACACCTATCTGGTAGGAAAGATTAAGGCGAAGGCACATCCTTTTGTGGAATATTTCAAATTTTTGAAACAGTTTGAGGATGAAAACACAGTTGCCAAATATACCATTCCCGCACCTGCGCAGACCTTCCAACAGATGATTGTGCCTGCAAACTACGAAAGAACAAGAAAGATTTATGCAACAAACGAGGAGCTGATTCAGGATATTGGCAAGGCATATCAGGATGTGATTCAGCAGTTCTACGATGCAGGCTGCCGCAATCTGCAGTTTGATGACTGCACATGGGGTGCTATCGTAGGGGACGCGGCAGAACAGAGGTATCAGGCGCTTGGCATTGATTTGAATGATGTGAAGGCGCAGCTGCTTGCAGTGAATAACCTTGCACTGGAAGGAAAGCCTGCAGATATGATAATCAACTCCCACATCTGCAGAGGGAATTATCATTCTACATATTTTACAAGCGGCCCGTATGATTCCGTGGCAGATTATGTATTCGCAAAGGAAAACGTAAATGCGCTTTTTCTGGAATATGATGATGAGAGATCCGGCGGTTTTGCACCGCTTGCAAAGGTTTCCGCAGACAAGAAGGTTGTGCTTGGTCTGATTACAACCAAAACCCCTGAACTGGAGGAAAAGGAAAGAATTATTGCAAGAATCCATGAAGCGGCGAAATACATTCCGCTTGACAGATTGTGTCTGAGCCCCCAGTGTGGTTTTGCATCCTGCGAAATCGGCAATAAGCTGACAGAAGAAGAACAGTGGGCAAAGCTGAAGCTGGTAAAGGAAATTGCCGAAGAGGTTTGGGGGAAATAA